Proteins co-encoded in one Medicago truncatula cultivar Jemalong A17 chromosome 8, MtrunA17r5.0-ANR, whole genome shotgun sequence genomic window:
- the LOC11418909 gene encoding disease resistance protein RML1A: MSLIRSVGVTEIPGSDLSTFFFIIFTFLDRDDSQLIEKIVEDVGKKSSRMHPIELEGLNEIDENKGDTESLLKKYQRIGIWGMGGIGKTTIARQMFAKHFAQYESACFLENACEEVDKFKQMQVRSNLLSELLNRQITPTEHRSKSIRSRLTSTKVFIVLDDVDNAYILDYLCEPLGGLGPQSRLIITTRDKHILSGTVDEIYEVTKWKFEESQKLFCLGAFKQTYPEEGYKGFSKIAIECAGGVPLALKVLGLHFKKREYEFWESELNYMEKRGESLGEIQQVLKVSYNRLPLQQKEMFLDVAFFFKDENKDFVIRILDACGFSAIGGIESLKDKALITISKTNRIQMHDLLQQLAFDIVRIGPKKQSPFRDKEVSDVLKSKKEKSTKLYPPDQGIMPFSDELRYLEWSEYPFKSLPHPFCAEYLVEIHLPHSNIEHIWEGNQIRLRVSADGCKNLQSLISRDHLRSLEEIDVRGCCRLKEFSVSSDSIERLDLTNTGIDKLNPSIGRMCKLVRLNLEGLLLDNLPNEFSDLGSLTELCLSNCKNLQLLPELPPHLKVFHAENCTSLVTTSTLKTFSEKMNGKEIYISYKNCTSLDRPSSIDRNLEDGILTMKHAAFHNILVRNNSSQTGKYEYNSVQFCLPFPGRRVPREFQHDIKKSCITIELRKLPYLLGFIFTVVVSPSSDENQDAEIRCQCYSKVGRWKVGNASNFKWNHKNTTKLKSDHVFVWYDPYLSDTILRSGHTAFSFDFSITGGNNNRSLSMPMKECGICPIYLSEFHMLSTTLNLDEDTQLNICEAVKSESKLSRRYIEWNGYPLKCLPDPFCAEFIVEIRLPHSSVEYLWHGMQELVNLEAIDLSECKHLFSLPDLSEATKLKSLYLSGCESFCEIHSSIFSKDTLVTLILDRCTKLKSLTSEKHLRSLQKINVYGCSSLKEFSLSSDSIASLDLRNTGIEILHPSINGISKLVWLNLEGLKFANLPNELSCLGSLTKLRLSNCDIVTKSNLEDIFDGLGSLKILYLKYCGNLLELPTNISSLSSLYELRLDGTDVETLPSSIKLLSELGILWLDNCIKLHSLPELPLEIKEFHAENCTSLVNLSSLRAFSEKMEGKEIYISFKNCVMMNSNQHSLDRVVEDVILTMKRAAHHNRSIRYSINAHSYSYNSAVVCLPGSEVPKEFKYRTTGSEIDIRLQDIPYSTGFIYSVVISPTNRMQNEHGTSAEIQCECHQEDGDRVVSIEVPVEVILHLEGSKKISWMAI; encoded by the exons ATGTCTTTGATTAGAAGTGTCGGTGTGACAGAGATTCCAGGTAGTGATCTCAGCA catTTTTCTTCATTATATTTACCTTTTTGGATAGGGATGATTCTCAACTCATTGAGAAAATTGTGGAAGATGTTGGGAAAAAGTCGTCTCGGATGCATCCTATTGAACTAGAAGGCCTCAATGAAATTGATGAAAACAAAGGAGATACTGAATCACTACTGAAAAAGTATCAAAGAATTGGAATTTGGGGCATGGGAGGAATAGGAAAGACAACCATAGCCAGACAGATGTTTGCCAAGCACTTTGCACAATATGAAAGTGCTTGCTTTCTGGAAAATGCATGTGAAGAAGTAGACAAATTTAAACAAATGCAAGTTCGTAGTAATCTTCTCAGTGAGCTACTAAATCGACAAATAACACCAACTGAGCATCGATCCAAATCTATTAGGAGTAGGCTTACGAGTACAAAAGTTTTCATTGTACTTGATGACGTAGATAATGCTTACATATTAGATTATTTGTGTGAACCTCTAGGTGGCCTTGGACCACAAAGTAGACTCATTATCACAACGAGAGACAAACATATTCTTAGTGGAACAGTTGATGAGATATATGAGGTTACAAAATGGAAGTTTGAAGAATCTCAAAAGCTTTTCTGTTTAGGAGCCTTCAAGCAAACTTATCCCGAAGAGGGCTACAAGGGTTTCTCAAAAATAGCAATTGAATGTGCAGGAGGTGTTCCATTAGCTTTAAAAGTTTTAGGTTTAcattttaagaaaagagaatATGAATTCTGGGAATCTGAATTAAATTATATGGAGAAAAGAGGAGAATCCTTGGGAGAAATTCAACAAGTTTTAAAAGTGAGCTATAATAGATTACCATTACAACAGAAAGAAATGTTTCTTGACGTTGCATTCTTTTtcaaagatgaaaataaagattttgttatcaGGATACTTGATGCATGCGGTTTCAGTGCAATCGGTGGAATAGAGAGCCTTAAAGATAAAGCTCTTATTACAATTTCAAAGACCAACAGAATACAAATGCATGACTTACTACAACAATTGGCTTTCGATATAGTTCGCATAGGCCCAAAAAAACAAAGCCCATTTAGGGATAAAGAAGTTAGTGATGTTCTTAAAAGTAAAAAG GAGAAATCTACTAAGTTGTATCCTCCTGATCAAGGTATTATGCCATTTTCTGATGAATTGAGATACCTGGAGTGGAGTGAATACCCTTTTAAGTCTCTTCCACACCCTTTTTGTGCTGAGTATCTTGTTGAGATTCACTTGCCGCATAGCAATATTGAACATATTTGGGAAGGAAATCAAATACGTCTTCGTGTGTCTGCAG ATGGGTGCAAAAACCTACAAAGTCTTATTAGTCGTGATCATTTAAGATCTCTTGAGGAGATCGATGTCAGAGGCTGCTGTCGGCTTAAGGAATTTTCAGTCTCCTCAGATTCAATTGAAAGATTGGATTTAACCAACACAGGAATTGATAAATTGAACCCGTCAATCGGTCGCATGTGTAAGCTTGTAAGGCTTAATTTAGAAGGCTTACTGCTTGATAATTTACCGAATGAATTTTCTGACCTGGGATCACTGACCGAGCTTTGTCTGTCTAATTGCAAGAATCTTCAACTTTTGCCAGAGCTTCCACCACACTTGAAAGTGTTTCATGCTGAAAATTGCACCTCATTGGTCACAACATCTACTTTGAAGACTTTTTCAGAAAAGATGAATGGAAAGGAGATATACATTTCATACAAGAATTGCACGAGCTTGGATAGACCTTCTTCCATTGACCGCAATCTTGAAGATGGCATATTAACAATGAAACATGCTGCATTTCACAATATATTAGTTAGAAACAACAGTTCGCAAACAGGCAAATATGAGTATAATAGTGTCCAATTTTGTTTACCATTTCCAGGAAGAAGAGTTCCAAGAGAGTTCCAACatgatataaaaaaatcttGCATAACTATTGAACTTCGCAAGCTTCCCTATTTACTGGGATTCATTTTCACAGTTGTTGTTTCTCCTTCATCAGATGAAAACCAAGATGCTGAAATTCGATGTCAATGTTATTCAAAAGTTGGAAGGTGGAAAGTGGGAAATGCATCTAACTTTAAGTGGAATCATAAAAACACCACAAAATTGAAATCGGATCATGTGTTTGTGTGGTATGATCCATACCTTTCTGACACCATATTGAGAAGTGGCCACACagctttttcttttgatttctcTATTACAGGTGGAAACAATAATAGGTCTCTTTCAATGCCAATGAAAGAGTGTGGGATCTGCCCAATTTATTTGTCAGAATTTCATATGCTTTCAACCACACTAAATTTGGACGAGGacacacaattaaatatttGTGAAGCTGTGAAATCAGAGTCAAAATTAAGTAGAAG ATACATTGAGTGGAATGGATACCCTTTGAAGTGTCTTCCAGATCCTTTTTGTGCTGAGTTTATTGTTGAGATTCGCCTGCCACATAGCAGTGTAGAATATCTTTGGCACGGGATGCAG GAACTTGTGAATTTAGAGGCCATCGACCTAAGTGAGTGCAAACATTTGTTCAGCCTCCCTGATTTGTCTGAAGCGACAAAACTCAAATCGTTGTATCTTTCAGGCTGTGAAAGTTTTTGTGAAATTCattcttctattttttctaaGGACACACTTGTTACTTTGATACTTGATAGGTGCACAAAACTGAAGAGTCTCACGAGTGAGAAGCACTTAAGATCTCTACAAAAGATCAATGTCTACGGCTGCTCAAGCCTTAAGGAATTTTCATTGTCCTCTGATTCAATTGCAAGTTTGGACTTGAGAAATACAGGAATTGAAATATTGCATCCATCAATAAATGGTATCAGCAAGCTTGTGTGGCTCAATTTAGAAGGTTTAAAATTTGCAAATCTACCGAATGAGTTGTCTTGTCTGGGATCACTTACCAAACTTCGACTTTCTAACTGTGATATAGTAACTAAATCGAATTTAGAAGACATATTTGATGGCTTGGGATCattgaaaatattatatttgaaatattGTGGCAATTTGCTTGAACTCCCTACAAACATCAGTTCTTTATCATCATTGTATGAGTTAAGACTAGATGGAACTGATGTGGAGACACTACCTTCAAGCATCAAGCTTCTCTCAGAGTTAGGGATTTTATGGTTAGACAATTGCATAAAACTTCATTCCCTCCCAGAGCTTCCTCTAGAAATCAAAGAGTTTCATGCCGAAAATTGCACTTCATTGGTCAATTTATCCAGTTTGAGAGCTTTTTCAGAAAAGATGGAAGGAAAGGAGATATACATTTCATTCAAGAATTGCGTGATGATGAATTCGAATCAACATTCATTGGACCGGGTTGTGGAAGATGTCATATTAACAATGAAGAGAGCTGCACATCACAACAGATCAATAAGATACAGTATTAATGCTCACAGCTACAGTTATAACAGTGCAGTGGTTTGTTTACCAGGAAGTGAAGTTCCAAAGGAGTTCAAATACAGAACAACTGGTTCCGAAATAGATATTAGATTACAGGACATTCCTTACTCGACGGGATTCATTTACTCAGTGGTTATTTCTCCAACCAATAGAATGCAAAATGAGCATGGTACTAGTGCTGAAATTCAATGTGAATGCCATCAGGAAGATGGCGATAGGGTGGT GTCCATTGAGGTACCTGTGGAGGTTATTTTGCACCTAGAAGGAAGTAAAAAGATTTCTTGGATGGCTATATGA
- the LOC11419903 gene encoding disease resistance protein RUN1, translating to MSTSSKKYDVFISFRGQDTRETFTSHLHYALCKENIITYIDDNLVKGDEIGEALAEAIQDSRISLVVFSKNYATSKWCLNELLKILECKKLHGQVVIPVFYNTGTSEVRNQTGSYEKPFSHYEIEAINNESFANTVSEWRAALAEAANIPGWDSQSRTYKDDSQVIQSIVSDVWKKLALMYPNELKGLVHNDQHGSYTESLLKRYSRIGIWGMGGIGKTTIARQMFAKHFAQYESACFMENVSEEIEKFGPRYIRNKLLSELLKRQITASDILGAPFIERILSGRKFFIVLDDVDNAAQLEYLCSELDDLGPNSRLIITGRDRQTLKGKVDVIHEVTKWNFEESLRLFSLGAFKQNHPKEGYKLLSQRAVAYAGGVPLALKVLGSHFYSRSPEFWEPELKNLENKGESLRGIQEVLRVSYNGLTVREKEMFLDIAFFFKDEKRDFVTRILDACGFNAASGIVTLEDKALITISYDNIIQMHDLLQQMAFDIVRQKKDQTSRDPEKCSRLRDIKEVCDVLKNNKGTPKVEGIIFDLSQKEDLHVGADTFKMMTKLRFLRLYVPLSKKISTTIYHPEDMMPFSDKLRYLEWSEYPLKSLPHPFCAELLVEIHLPRSNIKYLWHGMQKLVHLEKVDLRESKQLMKLPDLSGAEKLKWLYLSGCESLHEVQPSVFSKDTLVTLLLDGCKKLEILVSENHLTSLQKIDVSGCSSLREFSLSSDSIEELDLSNTGIEILHSSIGRMSMLWRLDLQGLRLKNLPKEMSSMRSLTEIDLSNCNVVTKSKLEALFGGLESLIILYLKDCGNLLELPVNIDSLSLLYELRLDGSNVKMLPTSFKNLSRLRILYLDNCKKLGCLSEVPPHIEELHVNNCISLVKVSSLKALSHSMKGWKKEISFKNTIKLDAPSLNRITEDVILTMKSAAFHNTIIVYDVHGWSYNGVHFWLPGCTVPSQFKFRAIGSSSSITIKIPPLSKDVGFIYSVVVSPSFQMEEHGNNLEIRFKYYSESGDLNFINSHSIKDVSLDHVFMCYNEPHFIGNAFEFSVTNLSGDLNGSYILKECGIYPIYYSEFPRLAATMNLDRDLEKEIALELSRSLGSDFHEYIQQFQSESIARYDDDGDDDEREIGNEIDESVERRDENERTSIQNNQQDLNLNEKCRCSSFDCFMGPLSYLWRLIRHGLL from the exons ATGTCCACCTCTTCGAAAAAGTACGATGTGTTCATCAGTTTCAGGGGCCAAGACACGCGTGAAACATTCACAAGCCATCTTCATTATGCTTTATGCAAGGAAAATATCATAACATACATTGATGATAATCTTGTGAAGGGAGATGAAATTGGTGAAGCACTTGCTGAAGCAATCCAAGACTCACGCATATCTCTTGTTGTATTCTCCAAAAATTATGCAACCTCAAAGTGGTGCTTGAATGAACTCCTCAAAATACTTGAATGCAAAAAACTTCATGGTCAAGTTGTTATACCTGTGTTCTATAACACAGGTACATCAGAAGTACGTAATCAAACAGGGAGTTACGAGAAACCGTTCTCACACTATGAGATAGAAGCCATCAACAACGAATCCTTTGCAAACACTGTTTCTGAGTGGAGAGCTGCTCTTGCGGAGGCTGCAAATATACCTGGATGGGATAGTCAAAGTCGAACCTATAA GGATGACTCTCAAGTCATTCAGAGCATTGTCAGTGATGTTTGGAAAAAGCTAGCCTTGATGTATCCTAATGAACTGAAAGGCCTTGTTCATAACGATCAACACGGTAGTTATACTGAGTCACTGCTGAAAAGATATTCAAGAATTGGAATTTGGGGCATGGGTGGAATAGGGAAGACAACCATAGCCAGACAGATGTTTGCAAAGCACTTTGCACAATATGAAAGCGCTTGCTTTATGGAAAATGTAAGTGAAGAAATAGAAAAGTTTGGACCAAGGTACATCCGTAATAAGCTTCTTAGTGAGCTGCTTAAGCGACAAATTACTGCATCGGATATTCTTGGAGCCCCATTCATTGAGAGAATCTTAAGTGGTAGAAAATTTTTCattgtacttgatgatgtggatAATGCTGCACAATTAGAATATTTGTGCTCAGAACTTGATGACCTTGGACCAAACAGTAGGCTAATTATCACGGGAAGAGATAGGCAAACACTCAAGGGAAAAGTTGATGTGATTCATGAAGTCACAAAATGGAATTTTGAAGAATCTCTGAGGCTTTTTAGCTTAGGAGCTTTCAAACAAAACCATCCTAAAGAGGGTTACAAACTTCTCTCACAAAGAGCAGTTGCATATGCAGGAGGCGTTCCATTAGCTTTAAAAGTTTTGGGTTCACATTTTTATTCTAGAAGTCCTGAATTCTGGGAACCTGAATTGAAAAATTTGGAGAACAAGGGGGAATCCTTACGTGGAATTCAAGAAGTGTTAAGAGTAAGCTATAATGGATTAACAGTCCGAGAAAAGGAAATGTTTTTAGATATTGCGTTCTTTTTCAAAGATGAAAAAAGAGATTTTGTGACAAGAATACTAGATGCCTGTGGTTTCAATGCTGCCAGTGGAATAGTCACCCTTGAAGATAAAGCTCTTATCACTATTTCATATGATAATATAATACAAATGCACGACTTACTACAACAAATGGCTTTTGACATAGTTCGGCAAAAGAAAGACCAGACTAGCAGAGACCCGGAAAAATGCAGCAGGTTAAGAGATATTAAAGAAGTTTGTgatgtattaaaaaataacaag GGCACTCCTAAAGTTGAAGGGATAATATTTGATTTGTCTCAAAAGGAAGATTTGCATGTCGGGGCAGACACATTCAAAATGATGACTAAATTAAGATTTCTAAGACTGTATGTCCCCTTGAGTAAGAAGATATCAACTACCATATATCATCCTGAGGATATGATGCCATTTTCGGATAAATTGAGATATCTTGAGTGGAGTGAATATCCCTTGAAGTCTCTTCCACACCCTTTTTGCGCTGAGCTACTTGTTGAAATTCACTTGCCTCGCAGCAATATAAAATATCTTTGGCACGGGATGCAG AAACTTGTGCATTTAGAAAAAGTCGACCTAAGGGAAAGCAAACAGCTGATGAAGCTCCCTGATTTGTCTGGTGCTGAAAAACTTAAATGGTTGTATCTCTCAGGTTGTGAAAGTTTACATGAAGTTCAACCATCTGTTTTTTCCAAGGACACACTTGTTACTTTGCTTTTAGATGGGTGCAAAAAGTTGGAGATTCTTGTTAGTGAGAATCATTTAACATCTCTACAGAAAATTGATGTCAGTGGCTGCTCAAGTCTCAGGGAATTTTCGTTGTCCTCAGATTCGATTGAAGAGTTGGATTTAAGCAATACAGGTATTGAAATACTGCACTCATCAATCGGTCGTATGAGCATGCTTTGGAGGCTTGATTTACAAGGTTTAAGACTTAAGAATCTCCCGAAAGAAATGTCTTCCATGAGATCACTTACAGAGATTGATCTTTCTAATTGCAATGTAGTAACTAAATCAAAGTTAGAAGCCTTATTTGGTGGTTTAGAATCGTTGATAATACTATATTTGAAAGATTGTGGCAACTTGCTTGAACTCCCTGTGAACATTGATTCCTTGTCATTACTGTATGAACTAAGACTAGATGGAAGCAATGTCAAGATGTTGCCTACAAGCTTTAAGAATCTTTCAAGACTACGTATTCTGTACTTAGACAATTGCAAGAAGCTTGGTTGTCTTTCGGAGGTTCCTCCACACATCGAAGAGCTTCATGTCAATAACTGCATCTCATTGGTGAAGGTTTCGAGTTTGAAGGCTCTTTCACATAGTATGAAGGGATGGAAGAAGGAAATTTCATTCAAGAATACCATAAAATTGGATGCACCTTCACTCAACCGTATTACAGAAGATGTCATATTAACAATGAAGAGTGCCGCATTTCATAATACTATAATTGTTTATGATGTGCACGGATGGAGTTATAACGGTGTTCATTTTTGGTTACCGGGATGCACAGTTCCAAGTCAGTTCAAATTCCGAGCAATAGGTTCCTCTTCCTCCATTACTATTAAAATTCCTCCACTTTCCAAAGATGTTGGATTCATTTATTCTGTTGTTGTTTCTCCATCCTTTCAAATGGAGGAGCATGGTAATAATCTAGAAATCAGATTCAAGTACTATTCGGAAAGTGGCGACTTGAATTTTATAAATAGTCATTCTATTAAAGATGTGAGCCTGGATCATGTTTTCATGTGCTATAATGAACCACATTTCATTGGAAATGCATTTGAATTCTCTGTTACAAATTTAAGTGGGGATCTTAATGGCTCTTATATTTTGAAAGAGTGTGGGATCTATCCAATTTATTACTCAGAATTTCCAAGGCTTGCAGCCACCATGAATTTGGACAGAGACTTAGAAAAGGAAATTGCATTGGAGTTGTCACGGAGCCTAGGATCAGATTTTCATGAATATATACAACAATTTCAGTCAGAATCAATTGCAAgatatgatgatgatggtgatgatgatgagagaGAAATAGGAAATGAGATTGATGAGTCAGTTGAAAGACGTGATGAGAATGAAAGAACTAGCATTCAGAATAACCAACAAGATTTGAACTTGAATGAAAAATGCAGGTGTTCATCATTTGACTGCTTCATGG GTCCATTGAGCTATTTATGGAGATTAATCCGCCACGGCCTACTATGA
- the LOC112417288 gene encoding uncharacterized protein produces the protein MLPTSFKNLSRLRILYLDNCKKLGCLSEVPPHIEELHVNNCISLVKVSSLKALSHSMKGWKKEISFKNTIKLDAPSLNRITEDVILTMKSAAFHNTIIVYDLHGWSYNGVHFWLPGCTVPSQFKFRAIGSSSSITIKIPPLSKDVGFIYSVVVSPSFQMEEHGNNLEIRFKYYSESGDLNFINSHSIKDVSLDHVFMCYNEPHFIGNAFEFSVTNLSGDLNGSYILKECGIYPIYYSEFPRLAATMNLDRDVEKKIESRCSWWFRSDLNESMQFESDSIERYVDDDDERKLGNEIDDSIERCDENVSACIQKSQQDSDSNEKRSCSSYECLMGPLIYLWRLIRRT, from the exons ATGTTGCCTACAAGCTTTAAGAATCTTTCAAGACTACGTATTCTGTACTTAGACAATTGCAAGAAGCTTGGTTGTCTTTCGGAGGTTCCTCCACACATCGAAGAGCTTCATGTCAATAACTGCATCTCATTGGTGAAGGTTTCGAGTTTGAAGGCTCTTTCACATAGTATGAAGGGATGGAAGAAGGAAATTTCATTCAAGAATACCATAAAATTGGATGCACCTTCACTCAACCGTATTACAGAAGATGTCATATTAACAATGAAGAGTGCCGCATTTCATAATACTATAATTGTTTATGATTTGCACGGATGGAGTTATAACGGTGTTCATTTTTGGTTACCGGGATGCACAGTTCCAAGTCAGTTCAAATTCCGAGCAATAGGTTCCTCTTCCTCCATTACTATTAAAATTCCTCCACTTTCCAAAGATGTTGGATTCATTTATTCTGTTGTTGTTTCTCCATCCTTTCAAATGGAGGAGCATGGTAATAATCTAGAAATCAGATTCAAGTACTATTCGGAAAGTGGCGACTTGAATTTTATAAATAGTCATTCTATTAAAGATGTGAGCCTGGATCATGTTTTCATGTGCTATAATGAACCACATTTCATTGGAAATGCATTTGAATTCTCTGTTACAAATTTAAGTGGGGATCTTAATGGCTCTTATATTTTGAAAGAGTGTGGGATCTATCCAATTTATTACTCAGAATTTCCAAGGCTTGCAGCCACCATGAATTTGGACAGGGAcgtagaaaagaaaattgaatcgaGGTGTTCATGGTGGTTCCGATCAGATTTGAATGAATCAATGCAATTTGAGTCTGATTCAATTGAAAGATATGTTGATGATGACGATGAGAGGAAATTGGGCAATGAGATTGATGATTCAATTGAAAGATGTGATGAGAATGTAAGCGCTTGCATACAGAAGAGCCAACAAGATTCAGACTCCAAcgaaaaaagaagttgttcaTCATATGAGTGCTTAATGG GTCCATTGATCTATTTATGGAGATTAATCCGCCGCACATAG